The following proteins come from a genomic window of Triticum aestivum cultivar Chinese Spring chromosome 6A, IWGSC CS RefSeq v2.1, whole genome shotgun sequence:
- the LOC123131426 gene encoding light-harvesting complex-like protein OHP1, chloroplastic → MAVASMLHAPSLLAVQTFRGQRNAAANRSPRAAAFRVRAAKLPAGVQVPRAQPKLSEPFLGFTKTAEVWNSRACMMGLIGTFIVELILNKGVLEIIGFEVGKGLDIPL, encoded by the exons ATGGCTGTGGCCTCCATGCTTCATGCACCGTCTCTCCTAGCAGTCCAGACCTTCCGCGGACAGAGGAATGCTGCCGCTAACCGCTCACCGAGAGCGGCGGCTTTCAGAGTCCGGGCAGCGAAGCTTCCGGCCGGA GTCCAGGTGCCAAGGGCGCAGCCCAAGCTGAGTGAGCCGTTCCTGGGGTTCACCAAGACCGCGGAGGTGTGGAACTCCAGGGCCTGCATGATGGGCCTCATCGGGACCTTCATCGTGGAGCTG ATATTGAACAAAGGCGTTCTTGAGATAATCGGTTTTGAAGTGGGAAAAGGCCTCGATATTCCATTGTAG
- the LOC606355 gene encoding xyloglucan endotransglycosylase/hydrolase protein 8, giving the protein MAARSSALLAVLVLLAVSFLAGAKADFDDQFEVIGDRDHIGYRDDGKDKGQEFSLELDQESGSGFKSKAKYLFGEFEVKMKLVDGNSAGTVTSFYLTSGESATHDEIDIEFMGNSSGDPYVMNTNVWASGDGKKEHQFYLWFDPSADFHTYKITWNPKNIIFEVDGVPVRTFKKYDGLPFPSSRPMTVHATLWDGSYWATQHGTVKIHWRHHPFVVPYKAYHANGCVHDKATNKTACPAGSDAWMRRELGEEELKTVAWAERNCLSYNYCADGWRFPKGFPGECGRDL; this is encoded by the exons ATGGCGGCTAGGTCGTCGGCCCTCCTCGCCGTGCTGGTGCTCCTCGCCGTGAGCTTCCTGGCGGGGGCCAAGGCCGACTTCGACGACCAGTTCGAGGTGATCGGCGACCGCGACCACATCGGGTACCGGGACGACGGCAAGGACAAGGGCCAGGAGTTCTCGCTGGAGCTCGACCAGGAGTCCGGCTCCGGCTTCAAGTCCAAGGCCAAGTACCTCTTCGGCGAGTTCGAGGTCAAGATGAAGCTCGTCGACGGCAACTCCGCCGGCACAGTCACCTCCTTCTAC CTGACTTCCGGCGAGAGCGCGACCCACGACGAGATCGACATCGAGTTCATGGGCAACTCCAGCGGCGACCCCTACGTGATGAACACCAACGTGTGGGCCAGCGGCGACGGCAAGAAGGAGCACCAGTTCTACCTCTGGTTCGACCCCTCCGCCGACTTCCACACCTACAAGATCACCTGGAACCCCAAGAACATCATCTTCGAGGTCGACGGCGTGCCCGTGCGCACCTTCAAGAAGTACGACGGCCTGCCCTTCCCCTCCAGCCGGCCCATGACGGTGCACGCCACGCTGTGGGACGGCAGCTACTGGGCGACGCAGCACGGCACCGTCAAGATCCACTGGCGCCACCACCCCTTCGTCGTCCCCTACAAGGCCTACCACGCCAACGGCTGCGTCCACGACAAGGCCACCAACAAGACGGCCTGCCCCGCCGGCAGCGACGCCTGGATGCGCCGCGAGCTCGGCGAGGAGGAGCTCAAGACCGTCGCCTGGGCCGAGCGCAACTGCCTCTCCTACAACTACTGCGCCGACGGCTGGAGGTTCCCCAAGGGATTCCCCGGCGAGTGCGGACGCGACCTATGA
- the LOC123129117 gene encoding antimicrobial peptides has protein sequence MGVKCGGVVWCLLLAGLLLLAVASAAERDTEKEEEIRLCKKVCDWKAGEDTGKARECKEQCERRRHGHELLQEDGDSFDSCVSQCRGHGGWWGKERWERCRQICRQRQEGEGGDDDFDEGDNADDRCDRMCQRYHDRQEKMQCMKGCRHGESGLLRSDEGHKHGDRCQTQCKRFRPGSYDRQQCIEKCQCQQKEEEEVMNHHGGGGHGHGDRCQTQCKRFPRGSYDRWQCTERCQSHQQDDEELMNHHGGHESSSCEQKCQQRHRHEYDRQQCVRDCKSGGGGGAGGRGREGDERQHDRGMVVEAILEEV, from the coding sequence ATGGGTGTCAAGTGTGGTGGTGTCGTGTGGTGTCTCCTGCTCGCCGGGCTCCTTCTCCTGGCCGTGGCCTCCGCGGCGGAGCGGGacacggagaaggaggaggagatccGGTTGTGCAAGAAGGTCTGCGACTGGAAGGCGGGGGAGGACACCGGGAAGGCCAGGGAGTGCAAGGAGCAGTGcgagcgccgccgccacggccacgaGCTGCTCCAGGAAGACGGCGACAGCTTCGACAGCTGCGTGAGCCAGTgccggggccatgggggctggtgGGGGAAGGAGCGGTGGGAACGGTGCAGGCAGATATGCAGGCAACGCCAAGAAGGGGAGGGGGGCGACGACGACTTCGACGAGGGCGACAACGCCGACGACAGGTGCGACAGGATGTGCCAGCGCTACCACGACCGGCAGGAGAAGATGCAGTGCATGAAAGGCTGCAGACATGGCGAGTCCGGCCTCCTCCGCTCCGACGAGGGCCACAAACACGGAGACCGCTGCCAAACACAGTGCAAGCGCTTCCGGCCCGGGTCATACGACAGGCAGCAGTGCATCGAAAAGTGCCAGTGCcagcagaaggaggaggaggaggtgatgaACCACcacggcggcggtggccatggccaCGGAGACCGCTGCCAAACGCAGTGCAAGCGCTTCCCGCGCGGGTCGTACGACAGGTGGCAGTGCACTGAGAGGTGCCAGAGCCATCAGCAGGACGACGAGGAGCTGATGAACCACCACGGCGGCCACGAAAGCAGCAGCTGCGAGCAGAAATGCCAGCAGCGACACCGCCACGAGTACGATAGGCAGCAGTGCGTGCGAGACTGCaaaagcggcggtggcggcggcgccggtgggCGTGGCCGCGAGGGCGACGAGCGCCAGCACGACAGGGGGATGGTGGTCGAAGCCATCCTCGAGGAGGTGTAA